In Archocentrus centrarchus isolate MPI-CPG fArcCen1 chromosome 21, fArcCen1, whole genome shotgun sequence, the following are encoded in one genomic region:
- the baz2bb gene encoding bromodomain adjacent to zinc finger domain protein 2B isoform X2, giving the protein MESGKPLASPAPLSLHVASSSASSSPAPPRILHTKSSAAPSPKVSSSVTICGQPLRIMGDECSNISGSPNGFNLANCPVGLYTSSSGCSEFGGLGSLGLSALAAPSQFGSFPDWCRPSETQTSGAAAFFPPLLGLRPFILSTFKSHDPVDLQLRSSVSLGVNGTVNGRSASSPAGNSPAMSTSSFLAKEKPQANSHEPGQLHQKTIEKTKQKKPNKRPLETSSLSGSQSGSQSESSSDGEESSSDPDDMEEEDDDNYDDQSSDSEESESEKESPVKRKVKRLTHKTPERKKKRPCTADGSSAQDGRCNGVPLTSSYHPQSYSSPAGLLQSAALFFQRPRTSEEEGQQHISVIQATGVAVSTSTLPQSHREAGPLPFRSSPSPISSSSSSKHLLTLTSAKRFHPSSSQKRGSISSSSTKPLALCSPKKSFSLCSTLKPLCSPKPPFQSSLPKPPTLLASKRGLHKPKYLMPSNKHDQSVDNMKESSGNLPDKSASHLYTSKVKQPFNSTDSVKQVFSQRPKSQSCSNNMFLHLYPNGAINGAVQDAPLALITKPRIQSSNPNSKPLLAATSPPYPMPINLSTGTKEMLDSSASTLKTSSGPRSRKTTKTVHSGKSLTRTNTSCPSVDFVRGSESDIHSSKDSDDSLGDDYDEDEDSGSSLSESESILGSNSDAFEDDVKESVETEADSDAERSSLKLAQVSLSTQKSCSSLSATSSLLNLQITKPPSLPSGLLSPTTSTGALGNHSTPSSSFTFASQPGSGRRRRVTDERVLRLPLEFGWQRETRIRTVAGRLQGEVAYFAPCGKKLRQYPDVMKYLIRNGITEISRDNFSFSTKIKVGDFYEAREGPEGLQWFLLAEDEVAPSIIAMDGRRSRRAKSEHQPAGDSMGAIQWKPYPLNGGENNFQDISDAKLLRKLEAQEIARQAAQIKMMRKLEKQALAQAAKEAKKQQAIMAAEERRKKREQMKILKQQEKIKRIQQIRMEKELRAQQILEAKRKKKEAAANARILEAEKRNKEKEMRRLQAVILKHQELERHRLDMERERRRQHMILMKAIEARKKAEEKERLKKEKKDEKQLNKERKLELRRLELEKAKELKKPNEDMCLADHKPLPELSRIPGLVLAGNTFSDCLMVLQFLHSFGKVLGLDLNSDTLTIGDLQEGLLNIGNSLETVQDLLVTMLSAAVCDPGVPAGHKSKTILGDHLTNVEINRDNVSEILQIYMEGHSEQTEVATLALSLRTKPFQAHSPSQKASMLAFLVNELCCSKAVISEIDKNIDYMTNLRKDKWVVEGKLRKLRSIHAKKTGKKDSSLAGENNHTFVLPSVQNKSKRKEGDSEEEDDEDDDSDDQRDEEEEEEEEAGGKKGKKAEICEEEDECVRSASIEELEKQIEKTYKQQSQIRQKLFDSSHSLRSVMIGQDRYKRRYWVLPQCGGIFVEGMESGEGYEVEEERRRQRATEVISVKEEQLEEIKPVVSSSTQSTDSGGTMPERRQDKDNLFLQKPGCLSKLSKLFEVAKMAQNSDINAQNHHFVKVPTAAYLSYPASQIVPIQQGLMDKTDTAVSSLLSAIRLKSSRWVTNSPQSSFHYDQLSKILTEKSNQWFSLFPRSPCDESSVTSGSSPPVSSSSPQPIRTKSPSFLSTNSSATDICDSTAGIINTQLHILQQVKSGIHEGRLTQHDMSSSVASPSLPFSGTPLPPMVDLASQHAEGHGNKAPILENNSVNKSETPETPSDKSTCASYAAMEGAKTQDYPYPQPIPEEMLHGWWRVSDMETLHSLIKTLHGRGIREKALQKQIQKHMEHMTQLCESSKDVIGATGLEKQEVSQETVESWCIEEKAMKVDINLLRQVEALERKVISASLQVKGWMHPEPQSDSKDLVYHEHKPFSSLAQENKRERDTSQEDIPGSVVRQPNNPLDIALTRLAELERNIERSFTCCLTFRDLFKQ; this is encoded by the exons GTCAGCCTCTGCGAATAATGGGGGATGAATGTTCAAATATTTCTGGCAGTCCCAATGGTTTTAATTTAGCCAACTGTCCTGTTGGACTCTATACATCAAGTTCAGGCTGCTCTGAGTTTGGAGGCCTAGGCAGCCTGGGTCTGTCTGCCCTGGCTGCTCCCTCTCAGTTTGGTTCTTTTCCag ATTGGTGTCGGCCATCTGAGACACAAACCAGCGGAGCGGCAGCCTTCTTTCCCCCTCTTCTAGGTCTCCGTCCCTTTATTTTATCAACCTTCAAGAGCCACGATCCTGTTGATTTACAGTTGCGCTCCTCAG TTTCTTTAGGTGTTAATGGAACAGTGAATGGTAGGAGTGCTTCCTCTCCTGCTGGGAACTCTCCTGCCATGAGCACTAGTTCATTTCTAGCAAAGGAGAAACCTCAAGCCAACAGCCATGAGCCGGGCCAGCTACATCAGAAGACCattgagaaaacaaaacaaaag AAACCCAACAAAAGACCGCTAGAGACATCCAGCTTGagtggcagccaatcaggatctCAATCAGAAAGCTCCAGCGATGGCGAGGAAAGCAGCAGTGATCCTGATGATatggaagaggaagatgatgacAATTATGATGATCAGAGCAGCGACAGTGAGGAGTCTGAGTCTGAAAAAGAGAGTCCAGTTAAGCGAAAAGTCAAA CGGCTGACACACAAGACTcctgagagaaaaaagaagagaccTTGCACTGCTGATGGCAGCTCAGCTCAAGACGGACGTTGTAACGGTGTTCCTTTGACTTCCTCTTATCACCCCCAGTCTTATTCCAGTCCTGCTGgcctgcttcagtctgcagcactGTTCTTCCAGAGGCCCAGGACTTCAGAAGAGGAAGGCCAGCAGCACATCAGTGTCATACAGGCCACAGGAGTGGCAGTTAGCACCAGTACCTTACCACAGTCCCACAGAGAGGCTGGACCTCTGCCCTTCAGGTCCTCTCCCAGCcccatctcctcctccagctcatcaaaGCATTTGCTCACTTTAACATCAGCAAAGCGCTTCCATCCTTCGTCCTCACAAAAGCGTggctccatctcctcctcttctaCTAAACCTCTTGCCCTCTGCTCCCCTAAGAAGTCCTTCTCTCTGTGTTCCACACTAAAACCTCTTTGTTCACCCAAACCTCCTTTCCAGTCTTCTTTACCCAAACCACCAACACTGCTGGCATCAAAGAGAGGTTTACATAAGCCCAAATATTTGATGCCATCTAATAAACACGACCAGTCTGTCGATAACATGAAGGAGAGCAGTGGAAACCTCCCAGATAAAAGTGCATCACACTTATACACTTCTAAAGTGAAACAG ccctTCAATTCCACGGATTCTGTGAAGCAAGTTTTCTCTCAACGACCAAAGAGCCAAAGCTG CAGTAACAACATGTTCCTGCACCTTTACCCTAACGGAGCGATCAACGGTGCAGTTCAGGATGCCCCTCTGGCTCTCATCACTAAGCCCCGCATCCAGAGCAGCAACCCCAACAGCAAGCCACTCTTAGCAGCTACCAGTCCTCCCTACCCAATGCCCATCAACTTGAGCACTGGCACCAAGGAAATGCTGGACAGCTCCGCTTCCACACTTAAGACTTCATCGGGACCCAGATCAAGGAAGACTACCAAGACCGTGCATTCGGGAAAGAGCCTTACTAGAACAAACACATCCTGTCCATCTGTAGACTTTGTCAGAGGCAGCGAGTCTGATATCCACAGCAGCAAAGACTCAGATGACTCTTTAGGAGATGATTACGATGAGGATGAAGATTCTGGGAGCAGTCTTTCAG AGTCAGAGAGCATCCTGGGGAGCAACTCGGATGCCTTTGAGGATGATGTTAAGGAGTCTGTTGAGACAGAAGCAGATAGCGATGCAGAAAGGAGTTCTCTGAAACTAGCTCAAGTGTCACTGTCTACTCAAAAGTCCTGCTCAAGCCTCTCAGCCACTTCCTCCCTGCTTAACCTGCAGATTACCAAACCTCCAAGTCTACCTAGTGGTTTGCTCAGCCCCACCACCAGCACTGGGGCATTGGGTAATCACAGCACGCCATCCTCATCCTTCACATTTGCATCACAGCCag GatcagggaggaggaggagggttacGGATGAGAGGGTTCTGCGATTGCCTCTTGAGTTTGG GTGGCAGAGAGAGACGCGCATCAGGACTGTAGCAGGTCGTCTACAAGGAGAGGTGGCTTACTTTGCACCGTGTGGGAAAAAGCTGCGTCAGTATCCTGATGTAATGAAG TACTTAATCAGGAATGGAATAACTGAAATCTCGCGGGATAACTTCAGCTTTAGCACAAAAATTAAAGTTGGTgacttctatgaagccagaGAAGGGCCAGAG GGTTTACAGTGGTTCTTGCTGGCTGAGGATGAGGTTGCTCCCAGTATCATAGCAATGGATGGGAGACGCTCCCGACGCGCAAAGTCTGAGCACCAGCCAGCAGGTGATAGCATGGGGGCGATACAGTGGAAGCCTTATCCTCTAAATGGTGGTGAAAATAACTTCCAAGATATCAGTGATGCCAAGTTACTTCGTAAGCTGGAAGCTCAAG AAATCGCTCGACAGGCAGCTCAGATCAAAATGATGAGAAAACTAGAGAAACAGGCCCTGGCACAAGCCGCAAAGGAAGCAAAGAAACAACAAG CAATAATGGCTgctgaggagaggaggaaaaagagggagCAGATGAAGATTCTCAAACAGCAA GAGAAGATCAAGCGCATTCAGCAAATTCGTATGGAGAAAGAACTCCGTGCACAGCAAATTCTTGAG gcaaaaagaaagaaaaaggaagcagCGGCTAATGCCAGAATACTGGAAGCTGAGAAACGTAACAAG GAGAAAGAAATGCGGAGATTACAAGCCGTCATACTGAAGCACCAG GAGTTGGAGAGACATAGACTAGATATG GAAAGGGAACGACGCAGGCAGCACATGATACTCATGAAGGCTATCGAGGCCCGCAAGAAGGCAGAG GAGAAGGAAcgtctgaaaaaagaaaagaaggatgaGAAACAGTTGAACAAGGAGAGGAAACTGGAGCTCAGAAGGCTGGAACTGGAAAAAGCAAAGGAATTGAAGAAGCCAAATGAGGACATGTGTTTAGCAGATCATAAG CCACTTCCAGAGTTGTCCCGTATCCCTGGTCTGGTCTTAGCAGGAAACACCTTCTCTGATTGCCTGATGGTGTTGCAGTTTCTGCACAGCTTTGGAAAGGTCCTGGGACTGGACTTAAATTCAGACACACTCACTATAGGTGACCTTCAGGAAGGGTTACTGAACATTGGGAACAGCTTGGAAACTGTGCAGGACCTGCTGGTGACCATGctctctgcagctgtgtgtgatCCTGGGGTACCTGCAGGTCACAAG agtAAAACCATCTTGGGGGACCACTTGACTAATGTGGAGATCAACCGGGACAATGTGTCTGAGATTCTTCAGATCTACATGGAGGGTCACTCTGAACAGACAGAGGTGGCCACCCTGGCTCTTAGCCTCAGAACTAAACCTTTTCAGGCCCACAGTCCATCACAGAAGGCCTCTATGCTAGCATTCCTGGTAAATGAGCTTTGCTGCAGTAAGGCTGTGATCAG TGAGATCGACAAAAACATAGATTACATGACCAATCTGAGGAAGGATAAGTGGGTTGTGGAGGGGAAGCTTCGCAA ATTGAGGAGTATTCACGCCAAGAAGACAGGGAAGAAAGACAGCAGTTTGGCAGGAGAGAACAACCATACCTTTGTCCTCCCCAGTGTCCAAAACAAATCCAAGAGGAAAGAAGGCGACAgtgaagaagaggatgatgaagaCGATGACAGTGATGACCAaagggatgaggaggaggaggaggaagaagaagcaggtggaaagaaaggaaagaaagcagAGATATGTGAAGAGGAG GATGAGTGTGTACGCTCAGCCAGCATCGAAGAATTGGAGAAACAGATTGAGAAAACATACAAG CAACAGAGTCAAATTAGACAGAAGCTGTTTGACTCTTCTCACTCACTGCGCTCTGTGATGATTGGCCAGGACCGATACAAGCGGCGCTACTGGGTCCTTCCACAGTGTGGTGGCATCTTTGTTGAAGGCATGGAGAGCGGTGAAG GCTATgaagtggaggaggagaggagaagacaaCGGGCTACTGAGGTGATCAGCGTAAAAGAGGAGCAGTTGGAAGAGATAAAGCCAGTGGTCTCCAGCTCCACACAGAGCACAGACAGTGGTGGGACCATGCCAGAGAGGCGGCAAGACAAAGACAATCTCTTCCTCCAAAAACCTGGCTGCTTATCTAAGCTCAGCAAACTTTTTGAAGTAGCCAAAATGGCTCAAAATTCAGACATTAATGCACAAAACCATCATTTTGTTAAAGTTCCCACCGCTGCTTATCTGTCATATCCTGCCTCGCAGATAGTCCCTATTCAGCAGGGTCTGATGGATAAAACGGACACTGCAGTGTCATCTCTGCTCAGTGCTATTCGTCTGAAAAGCAGCCGCTGGGTGACCAATAGTCCTCAGTCCAGCTTTCATTATGACCAGCTGTCCAAGATACTGACTGAAAAAAGCAACCAGTGGTTTAGCCTCTTTCCTCGCTCTCCCTGCGACGAGTCGTCAGTGACCTCTGGTTCCAGTCCGCCagtttcctcctcttctccacaACCCATCAGGACCAAATCcccctctttcctctccactaATTCCTCAGCTACAGATATCTGTGACAGTACTGCTGGGATCATTAACACGCAATTGCATATCCTTCAG CAAGTAAAGTCTGGCATTCATGAAGGCAGACTGACACAGCATGACATGTCTAGCTCAGTGGCAAGTCCCAGCTTACCCTTTTCTGGCACACCTCTACCCCCCATGGTGGATCTAGCTTCGCAGCATGCAGAGGGTCATGGAAACAAGGCCCCTATTCTGGAAAATAACTCTGTCAACAAGAGTGAGACCCCAGAGACCCCAAGTGACAAGTCCACTTGTGCCTCATATGCTGCCATGGAGGGGGCCAAAACCCAGGACTACCCTTATCCTCAGCCTATCCCAGAGG AAATGCTTCATGGCTGGTGGAGGGTGTCTGACATGGAGACCCTGCACAGTCTGATCAAGACCCTCCACGGTCGGGGCATCCGAGAGAAGGCCTTGCAGAAACAGATCCAAAAACATATGGAACATATGACCCAACTCTGTGAGAGCAGCAAAGATG TTATTGGTGCGACGGGGCTGGAAAAGCAGGAGGTAAGCCAGGAGACAGTGGAGAGCTGGTGTATTGAGGAAAAGGCCATGAAGGTGGATATTAACCTGCTGCGACAGGTTGAAGCTCTGGAGAGGAAAGTCATCTCTGCCAGCCTGCAGGTCAAG GGTTGGATGCACCCGGAGCCGCAGTCTGACAGTAAGGATCTGGTCTATCATGAGCACAAACCCTTCTCTTCCCTGGCtcaggaaaacaaaagagagagagacaccagTCAGGAAGACATTCCTGGCTCGGTGGTGCGGCAGCCCAACAATCCCCTTGACATAGCGCTCACCAGGCTGGCAGAGCTTGAGAGGAACATTGAGCGAAG TTTTACATGCTGTCTTACTTTCCGCGACCTTTTTAAGcagtga